From the genome of Dermacentor andersoni chromosome 3, qqDerAnde1_hic_scaffold, whole genome shotgun sequence:
ggcaccgcaccaagacagagcggtggattcgccgttgcagctgctttttggtcaagtggcgtagaccgttcgggcatcccgcagcataacatggaagttgaattctctgctacttgcagtttgtgcaagtttcgcgagccagcaagaccagtacagcactacgcgataatgaAACTGCTGAACGCGAAAGCTTgggtggcgcagagtcgagcgaaaacgaaacctttcgactgcccgcGTCATTGTCAAGAGTAATTTCCATtactttttttctaaaaatgaaatagaactggataagtagcattttatttcatcttctaATACGATACAATGATGtattttgcaacgagtggttgagtactagtgacagaacttAACTGAGGTGTGCTTTCATcattgggcaagtgcttgaatgtcccgtgggagtctctaatcatgttcggtatttacctcaatttcactattactaaggctctgttcgcaataatattgacaaCTTACAGATTCCTAAGCActgatctatcactttagcttgacttaatatttgcctttagcgtccctttatgCTGAAATTCTTCTAAACTGAAATAGGGTTGAACCTCAATTGAACGGACAAGGATGTAACATATCAGATACAACAACGTATATCTGAAATGTCTCGAGCCAATATCAGTGTTAACGAACATATGCAATAATGAATATTGGACATAATGATAGTATCTTGGTGTTGGATGCGACTTCATTAAAGCAATGTTTGACTGTATTGTACATACTGAAAAAAGAGCTGCAACTCTGAATTGGGGATTAAGTATTCCAGAAAAACGTATGCTGTAGAATCTCAGTGATACGAACACGCCTGATACCAATTTCGGGATGATATGAATAATCTCTGTATTCCACACTTTTTGTTGTGTTTACCATTTTGTGTTTACCATTTTGTGTTTAGCGGATAGTGAAGTGCATATGGCGCCAGTGAACTAGAACTAGAATCACAATGAGCTGTGCTCAACAATCATCCTTTACAGTGTAGCAGAAGctaaggagggggggaggggggggggggtcagagctTCTGGCCAAGGATATGACGTGGATGAGTTGTGTATCCATGAATGATGACTGTTTTTGTAAAAATGTGAGCGTTGCTGTATGCAGTTATTTCCGCAAGTTGTACATGCAGATTTATTTCTTCCATTCCGAGCTGTTGATTAGGGGTGTGGTTTATACGTGGCGGCAGGTTAGACATGGAAAAATACAGCAATTTGGTTGGATAGATTGGTGTATAAAAAGCACAATAAATgctcattcctttgtcccaagagcacgtcTGAGACCCCACATTTGCTTTCAATGACCATTGAAACCAAAGGTCATTGAAATGCTCGTGCCTAATTGGCTCCCTCCCATTTTTCACAGAAGAGGGCCGATGGGGCGCGTAGTCTACAGTGATCCGATTTCAATAGTcctttaactctttccttaccgcaGAAAACGGCCGTTTTTGCTATGTGTctacatattattttttttcttgggaaCATTTTGTTGTACAATGGATTGTTATATATGAAAATGTAGCCGATTGTTTTGCCTTTCCAATGTAATAACATACAAAGTAATCACTGCGACATTTTTTCATATTTTATCTCTGAAAGttgaagaaaagtaaggaaaacaTACATGCGAAGACACGAAATCGACACTACACTTCACCacacatagaagaaaaaaaaactgggataTACAAATGATTGTCCGTGAACTCAGGTACACTATCCTGAAAATCTGAGCACTTTAggtaaaaaattatattttcaagcGACCTTTGAACTCAGCGCCCATGACGCATGTGCCAATCGGCGAAACAGTTACGCGTAGTCGTAAAACAAAGGTGCGCTTCACAGGTGCTGCAAAAAACATTTGTCTTCACTTCTTTCTTGGTTTTCTCATAGCACTGCTTACAGTTCCTTCGGTTGTCGACCTTCTCAGGCTTGTGGCGAACCCAGTCGGGTGGCAGATAAGAGATGCTGGCCGGTTGATCATCATCAAGATTCAAAATTTGCTTGATGAGCATCTCTCGGAAAGAAAGTTGGTCAAAGCGGGCACTCAAACATAGCTCAGGAATGTCGGGGTGCCCTTTCCTATGCTTTTGAAACAgaataaaactatttacacaCGCAATATCTATGCAGTGGAAAAAGAGTGTTTTCCACCAGCGCACACATTTACGAAGCACGTTGTACGTTCCAATGATTTGGTCAGATTTGTCAACGCCCAGCATACCTGCATTGTACTCATGTACCAACAAGGGCTTTCTTATGGTCCTCTCGCTCCACTTGTTGCCCACTTTTGTACGTCTCTTTGCAGGCACATGTTCATTGGCTGTATGAATGGTGCTCATGAGACTTACAGCCTTACGGTCCTTCCACTGAAGAAACAAGACGTTTCCTTCCCTTATCCAACGAATGTCTCCACGTTCAGCTTTCTTTTCCCATTTTGGATCTTTCAGATCGCCAGGGAAGCCTCGACAATCTTTTCTCGTTGTTCCACATGCCAGCGTTTTGCACTGAAGGAGGTGTTCGAAAAGGTGCTTCGAAGTATAAAAATTGTCCATGTAAATTTTGTATCCCTGTCCTAAATATTTATCACAAAGCTTACCCACTACATCAAAAGCCAATCCATGCGGTCCCGGTCTCTCCCGCTTGCCCGTGTAAACGAAGAACTGTAAGGTGTATCCAGTTTCTGACTCAGCTAAAACCCACAATTTGTAGCCCCACTTCGTCACCTTGTCCCGAATATATTGCCTGATTCCCGAGCGTGCTTTGGATTTCACCATCCTTTCATCGACGGAAATGGCTTCCCGTGGCTGAAAAAATCGTGCCGACGCCTCGTTGATCTCTCGAAGTAGTGGGAGTACCTTCCGCAGTTTGCCAGCTGAAGCAGCACTGTCATCCTCAGGGTCCGAGACATGCAAAAAAGCAAGCAGGGAGAAGAAACGCTTCCTGCTCATGATCTTCCCTGGAAGTAGACCGCCGTAGATTGTTCCAGTGTTCCAATACAAGTGGAGTCTAGGAAGTTGCACGATGCCCATGTAAATCAACAGCGCAATGAAGCGCAACATCTCAGGGGGCGTGACCTCTAGCCAGGAGCCATCTGGCTGAGCATAGCTTGGTTTCTCAAAAATTTTCATCCACGCATACTTGTTTGTGTGTGCACAGAAAGTGGAAATCATTTCAGCAGTAAAAAACATCATGAACATGTCCAGTGCACCAAGAAACCTCCGCGTCTCACTCCGGCGCGTCACGTCCAGGTGTACGCCAGGTGCGCGATTCGGTGAAAACCTGACTCGGCACGGCGTGTTTGGCAAAATATCGCCTCCGTATGTAGTTGACACcctaaaagaaaaacgtaaacagGTGTCGTCATTTACAAAGCACGCGCATCGTATAACAACAACACTGACATCCGAAACTATGCTTACCTTGCCACGCTAGTTGAAGGTCCGGGCTGTGTAGAGGAATCATCACTGTCGGAGTCGAAATCCGATGATCCAACGTCCTCTACGGACTCCTCACTACTGCTCATATCGATAATATGAGCATCAGAAGCAGCGGAATCACTTTGAGAAGACTTCTTTTTCAGCGGCGCGCGACGCGTTTTCGGCGGCATGTTGGGAAAACTCCTCGCTACCTTctccgctgctttttttttttctcgcaggagCCTTCGCGCTATAACGCAAAAAAACATAGAAAGTGCGCAGTAGTTCTTCTATTACTGGCCAGATGGCGCCACACGTCCGTATCCGCGGAGTTTTATTTTTGGCGGGGCATTCAAAACCATCGATCCATAGTGATCGATGCTCTATGGcgcggtaaggaaagagttaaggtGCAAATGCCATTGCAGTATTATAGATAGCCTGTCCCAATATGCAGACTAAGGCAACAAGTGTGCAGTCCTTTATTCAACCACCAAGGCAATGAGTCGGCCTGCAAAGGACTGGGCAGCAACAGTGACGCAGCCAGTGAAACCAAACATGGCCGTCGACACCTATCAAGCAGTTGAAACATTGAACACCAAGAAGAATGCACTGCAGTAGTGTCTGAAGTTGGGCTTGGTCCTGTTGGTACAGCTTCACAACAGGAAATAAATAAAGCGCGAAAAATGGGACAACAGAATAGCAGACAGAGGAGTACGGTCTGCACTTTCTGGTCCCATTTCTGGCGCAGTTTCTTTTTCCGTCATGGAACACACTAGCCTCTCTAAAATATGTGGATAAAGTGCAACTTGCTGCAAGGAAGACAGACTGGAAGAAGCCTGCAGAGGGTGCCACAGCAAACGATCCCTTACCTCAGGCGCATCGTCCCATCCCTCGCTGGCACCAGCCAGGTGGTAGTGGCGCTTGCGGAGTGCCGCCAGCTGCAGCCGTTCCCGCTCCAGGCTGCTCTCTAGTTCCAGGACACGGACCTGGTGCATCACCAAAGGGTGACGGAGTTTATGGTGGAGCCATTTGAGGGTATCGGTCCGCTAAGGCTAACAAAATGCATGTGCAGAACTTAAACAAGCACTGACACATGTTTTAGAAGTTGTAGAAACAGAATGCCACGAGGCAAGTACGAATGTTGGGAAACACTTATAAgatatcttaaagggacactaaaggataTTGTTGTCGAGCTACATTGATAGAGAATTTATCTTTGAGTCTACAATCGTTTTCTGTGTCCCAACATATCACTTTGTTGTGTAGAAAATTGCCGCCTAAGGTTCCCGCTGCTGCTCCTCAATTGGACCCACTAAAGGCCGACATCACATGGGAGGCAGCACAGTCCACAACAGGTGAAGCCACTCCAGATTTTTAACTTTTGTCATTTTCTAGCTTACAAAAGCCTGTTCTCACTATGAATGACAaattcgttattacagaagcctaataTTTCAATCTAACTCAACTGTAACATTTTTCTTCAGTATCCCTTTAACATGATGCTATATACAGCCTCAAAATGTCGTCCTGGCGTCAGCAACATCATTCTGACATGACACAGATAAAAATGTTGTGACTTTATTTTCTCTGGTAATAAACAACCTATCAAAGCAATAGTAATGAGAACAGATATTTCAAAAAATCCTTTACCTGTCTACAGTGATTTAGCATTTGTATTCAGTGTCTCTTTAAGCCAACAAACTGCGGAAACATAGCTGCACGAGCTGCTGCTGATAACACCAGTGGCTGTCGTTAGAAGGCATTGCCAGCTAGACACTTGCACATTGTTAGCCTTAGCAGACTGATACCACAATGCTATGGAACTCACACAAAAATCCCACACCAATGATACCCAAAACATGGAGTTCCTTGCCAACTAAATTTTACTTGCAAGTGCAAACACTTATAAAGGTACACAGGAAAACAAATTTCATGCACTCTCACATTAGATTGTAGAAATGGCGTTATCTCCCATCAAGCatgaaaatttttgtgtgtgttcccAATATGTAGTGCACTGAGTACCTGTAACTATAGCTAATGACTTCCAACTTTTCTTAAGTCTTGCTAGGTTGGTTGTTTGATTCGTGCAGTTTAACGTCCAAAGACAACTCTGGGGCTACGAGACACTGCAGTTGAGAGCTTCGGGTTAACTTTAATGACCCCCCTTCCCCTGTGGGTTTCATTATTGTGCACTTAAATTGTTGTTGTCGACATTATTTTCCTTTTGCTTCCATTGAAACATGGCCATCATGGCTGGGAATCAAACCCACGGCCATATATGCTCAGGAGGAGAATGCCACAGTGAGTGAGTCACTGCAGCGGTATTATGTTGTTGATAGATTAAAGGTGTGTACTTAGGATCAACTTATCAAGTAGACAGTAAGCACCTTAACCAAACAGTACCCATGCCAGAGTTCTGCTCTGCCATTATCTCTGTGTTTGTTGCACAAGCAACAAAGGGTGTAATAAACTTCTGTTTTGTTAGAGGGCAACAAGAATTTGTCCAAAAAATAAAGTGGGTGCAGTATCAAACACTAGCCAGCCATACCTGTGATTCCATTTCTAGTCTCTTGGCCTGGTGTAGTGTGATCCTGGAGAAATCAagcacttctgaaaaaaaaaaaaaaaagaaggcagacaGCGCACAAAGTGAGAAACGGCAGAGTGGAACAACTTCAGTGAAGGCCCACATGCTTTTGACCTTAGATGGCACACAGCAGTTGGGTAGATAACAGTTTCCTACAATCACCTGGAGGAAAGAGCGGCCCAGTGATATTGCAACATGCTTGATAATGCTGAGAAGTGGGGCCTTCAGATTGCTCTTCTTTTTCTATTGGAAAGCCAAGACGGTTCAAGGATGTGCCTGGCAACCGGTACCATGTCTGTCACAATACTTGAGTCTCTACAGCGTGCAAGATTGCACTTTTATACAGCAAACACCCATTAAGACGAATTCGGTTAAGCCAAATCCTAGGATTTACCGAATAATGTGGAAATGTTAGGTTGGTTTTCCATAAACTCAATGTAAAAATAATACACTTAATATAATCCACTGCACATGTACTCTTCGGTTAACAAGAACTTTCGCAGTAACCGCCAGCACTGCCGACTCAGCACAGCGGGGATCGCAATCTGGGTGGGGCATCCACCAGACCAGAGGGAAAGTAAAAAACGCTTTCTGGCGCAGCGACGCAAAGTGAATCCCttcggcagagagagagagaatgagagaagTGAATCCCTGAAGTCGTGCGGAAGTTTCTCAGTTGAGCAGGAATAGTGATACACTCAAACTTCATTATAGTAAAAGCTCATCAATTCACAACTCGTTAATCTGGAACTTGAAAAGcatcagtggcacccacgacgataatggaagagagaatagactagaggaattcgaaatcccacaagtaacgccggaagaagtaaagaaagccttgggagctatgcaaagggggaaggcagctggggaggatcaggtaacagcagacttgttgaaggacggtgggcagattgttctagagaaactggccaccctgtatatgtaatgcctcatgacctcgagcgtaccggagtcttggaagaacgctaacattatcctaatccataacaaaggggacaccaaagacttgaaaaattacagaccgatcagcttactgtcagttgcctacaaactatttactaaggtaatcgcaaatagaatcaggaacaccttagacttctgtcaatcaaaggaccaggcaggattccgtaaaggctactcaacaatagaccgtattcacactatcaatcaggtgatagaaaaatgtgcggaatataaccaacctttatatatagcgttcattgattacgagaaagcgtttgattctgtcgaaacctcagcagtcatgaaggcattacggaatcaaggtgtagacgagccgtatgtaaaaatactgaaaggtatctatagcggctccacagccaccgta
Proteins encoded in this window:
- the LOC140216792 gene encoding piggyBac transposable element-derived protein 4-like: MFMMFFTAEMISTFCAHTNKYAWMKIFEKPSYAQPDGSWLEVTPPEMLRFIALLIYMGIVQLPRLHLYWNTGTIYGGLLPGKIMSRKRFFSLLAFLHVSDPEDDSAASAGKLRKVLPLLREINEASARFFQPREAISVDERMVKSKARSGIRQYIRDKVTKWGYKLWVLAESETGYTLQFFVYTGKRERPGPHGLAFDVVGKLCDKYLGQGYKIYMDNFYTSKHLFEHLLQCKTLACGTTRKDCRGFPGDLKDPKWEKKAERGDIRWIREGNVLFLQWKDRKAVSLMSTIHTANEHVPAKRRTKVGNKWSERTIRKPLLVHEYNAGMLGVDKSDQIIGTYNVLRKCVRWWKTLFFHCIDIACVNSFILFQKHRKGHPDIPELCLSARFDQLSFREMLIKQILNLDDDQPASISYLPPDWVRHKPEKVDNRRNCKQCYEKTKKEVKTNVFCSTCEAHLCFTTTRNCFADWHMRHGR